The following are encoded together in the Lathyrus oleraceus cultivar Zhongwan6 chromosome 3, CAAS_Psat_ZW6_1.0, whole genome shotgun sequence genome:
- the LOC127127037 gene encoding C-terminal binding protein AN, which produces MPHRNNSTPLPLVVTLNCIEDCSLELDSLSGVAAVEHVPLSRLSDGKIESAAAVLLHSLAYLPRAAQRRLRSYHLILCLGSADRSVDSSLAADLGLRLIHVDTSRAEEIADTVMALFLGLLRRTHLLSRHALSASGWLGSVQPLCRGMRRCRGLVLGIVGRSASARALATRSLAFKMSVLYFDVHSGQGKMSFPPAARKMDTLNDLLAASDLISLHCALTNETMQIISAECLQHVKPGAFLVNTGSSQLLDDCALKQLLIDGTIAGCALDGAEGPQWMEAWVKEMPNVLILPRSADYSEEVWMEIREKAISILQTFFIDGIIPKNALSDAEEESEVDDENEQSDQQYKENALQIIVREQLDDVYSNPESSQKKVGEVKESSSQHQVSSLTLSTSARSEGRRSRSSKKAKKRHIRQKSQQKSDPSALEKEGTSQRDDTAMSGSDQALSSSSEDSRSRKTPVESIQDPIASQALKSSAKLSGKCTELLKDGCIIALHAADRAAFYVSRQRVKGGGWILDSMPDVSKRDPAAQFLIIFRNKDTIGLRSLAAGGKLLQINRRMEFVFASHSFDVWENWTLEGSIDEWRLVNCRNPSAVLDHIYIEVLATSDEDGITRWIENLT; this is translated from the exons ATGCCTCACCGTAACAACTCTACGCCACTCCCCTTAGTCGTCACCCTAAACTGCATCGAAGATTGTTCCCTCGAACTCGATTCCCTCTCCGGCGTCGCCGCCGTCGAGCACGTTCCTCTCAGCCGTCTCTCCGATGGCAAGATCGAGTCCGCCGCTGCAGTCCTCCTTCATTCTCTCGCATATCTCCCTCGCGCAGCTCAGCGCCGGCTCCGCTCCTACCACCTCATCCTCTGCCTTGGCTCCGCCGATCGCTCCGTCGACTCATCCCTTGCCGCTGATCTCGGTCTCCGCCTCATCCATGTAGATACCTCCCGTGCCGAGGAGATCGCTGACACCGTGATGGCGCTGTTCCTTGGTCTTCTCCGTCGCACTCACCTGCTCTCTCGCCACGCGCTCTCCGCCTCCGGTTGGCTAGGCTCCGTCCAGCCTCTCTGCCGAGGGATGCGGCGGTGCCGTGGTCTTGTTCTTGGGATCGTTGGTAGATCTGCTTCTGCCAGGGCTTTGGCTACTCGCAGCTTGGCTTTCAAAATGAGCGTTCTCTATTTCGATGTTCACTCG GGACAAGGAAAAATGAGCTTCCCTCCTGCAGCACGAAAAATGGATACGCTTAATGATTTACTTGCCGCAAGTGACCTTATATCGCTCCATTGTGCTCTAACAAATGAGACAATGCAGATTATTAGTGCGGAATGTCTTCAACATGTAAAACCTG GTGCTTTTCTTGTAAATACTGGTAGTAGTCAGCTTTTAGATGATTGTGCTTTAAAGCAGCTTTTGATTGATGGAACCATAGCTGGATGTGCTTTGGATGGTGCAGAAGGGCCTCAATGGATGGAAGCATGG GTTAAGGAGATGCCTAATGTGCTGATACTTCCACGAAGTGCTGATTACAGTGAAGAGGTTTGGATGGAGATAAGGGAGAAAGCTATATCTATATTGCAGACATTCTTTATTGATGGAATTATTCCAAAAAATGCCTTGTCTGACGCAGAAGAAGAGAGTGAGGTGGATGATGAAAATGAACAATCTGATCAACAATACAAAGAAAATGCTCTGCAGATTATTGTTAGAGAGCAGTTAGACGATGTGTATTCAAATCCTGAAAGCTCCCAAAAGAAAGTAGGTGAAGTCAAAGAGTCTTCATCACAACATCAGGTTTCAAGTTTGACTCTGAGTACATCTGCTCGATCTGAAGGAAGGCGCAGCAGGTCAAGTAAAAAGGCCAAAAAGAGGCATATCCGTCAAAAGTCTCAACAAAAATCAGATCCTTCTGCACTGGAGAAAGAGGGAACATCTCAGAGAGATGATACTGCTATGAGTGGCAGTGATCAAGCTTTGAGCTCCAGCTCTGAAGACTCAAGAAGTAGAAAGACTCCCGTAGAATCTATACAAGATCCGATTGCCAGTCAAGCTCTAAAATCAAGCGCAAAGCTTAGTGGAAAATGTACTGAACTTTTGAAAGATGGATGTATTATAGCTCTGCATGCAGCAGACCGTGCTGCATTTTATGTCTCAAGGCAAAGAGTTAAAGGCGGAGGTTGGATCCTGGATTCCATGCCTGATGTGTCAAAAAGAGATCCTGCTGCACAGTTCCTTATCATCTTCAGAAATAAG GACACAATTGGTTTGCGATCTCTTGCTGCTGGTGGAAAATTATTACAG ATCAATAGAAGAATGGAGTTTGTATTTGCTAGTCATAGTTTTGATGTATGGGAGAATTGGACATTGGAAGGTTCCATAGATGAATGGAGACTGGTGAACTGTAGAAACCCATCA GCTGTTTTGGATCATATATACATTGAGGTATTGGCAACTTCAGATGAAGATGGAATAACACGTTGGATTGAAAACTTAACATGA